In Eublepharis macularius isolate TG4126 chromosome 4, MPM_Emac_v1.0, whole genome shotgun sequence, the following are encoded in one genomic region:
- the TCF19 gene encoding transcription factor 19, protein MLSEALPCFQLLRMGPASPGDSPNRDLYTFRPARASCTYRLGRHAEVCDVTLVSEHNPALISRIHAEIHAERDADSTAGEWRVGLVDYSTHGTYVNAIRIPHGQRTDLNDGDLLTFGHPNPVPEGCALPPPHGNSEFYFLFQKVHVRPQDFAAITEPKAPGDFSCGFRPMLPSGNHRIRPLPRLSPTSFSCRSKATLILSSIGSLSKLKPQPFTFSLGRSRSMEPPTQPRTSRNRRKSAHTLLPELEDEITRLEEEQPTLKKEQGLGGYMHCHNSLRLQQRVPERSKSLQEDVGPKLHITPSGKRRGRPRKNPLGGTCQVFSQTLSVSEPCAAPRCRLPQDETVEWVQCDGCDAWFHVACVGCSYSAVQEADFRCATCRS, encoded by the exons ATGCTCTCTGAGGCTTTGCCCTGCTTCCAGCTACTCCGGATGGGCCCCGCTTCACCTGGGGACTCGCCCAATCGGGACCTCTACACCTTCCGGCCCGCCAGAGCCAGTTGTACCTATCGGCTGGGCCGCCATGCTGAGGTCTGTGATGTCACTCTGGTGTCAGAGCACAACCCGGCCTTGATCTCACGGATCCATGCAGAGATACATGCAGAGAGGGATGCCGACAGCACAGCTGGGGAGTGGAGAGTGGGTCTGGTGGACTACAGCACTCATG GTACTTACGTCAATGCCATCCGCATACCCCATGGCCAACGGACAGATCTGAACGATGGAGATCTTCTGACCTTCGGCCATCCCAACCCGGTCCCTGAGGGCTGCGCCCTGCCACCCCCACACGGCAACTCTGAGTTCTACTTCCTCTTCCAGAAAGTCCACGTACGACCCCAGGACTTTGCTGCTATCACAGAACCAAAAGCTCCTGGGGATTTCTCCTGTGGCTTCCGACCGATGCTGCCTTCTGGCAACCACCGCATCCGCCCTCTGCCCCGTCTTTCGCCCACTTCTTTCTCTTGCCGCTCCAAAGCCACCCTTATCCTTAGCTCCATCGGCAGCCTCAGCAAACTCAAGCCTCAGCCATTCACGTTTTCCCTGGGCCGGAGCCGGAGCATGGAGCCACCCACCCAGCCGAGAACCTCTCGGAATCGCCGCAAGTCAGCTCACACGCTACTGCCAGAATTGGAGGATGAAATCACACGGCTTGAAGAGGAACAGCCAACACTGAAGAAAGAGCAGGGATTGGGTGGTTACATGCATTGCCACAACTCCTTGCGGCTCCAGCAGAGGGTGCCAGAGAGAAGCAAGAGCCTGCAAGAGGACGTAGGCCCAAAACTTCACATCACACCCAGCGG GAAACGTCGTGGTCGGCCACGGAAAAACCCTCTGGGGGGCACCTGCCAAGTTTTCTCCCAGACTCTGTCTGTATCAGAGCCGTGTGCCGCTCCCCGCTGCCGCCTTCCCCAGGACGAGACGGTGGAGTGGGTCCAGTGTGACGGCTGCGATGCCTGGTTCCACGTGGCCTGCGTGGGCTGCAGCTACAGTGCTGTGCAAGAGGCAGATTTCCGCTGTGCTACCTGCCGCTCTTAA